One Amaranthus tricolor cultivar Red isolate AtriRed21 chromosome 1, ASM2621246v1, whole genome shotgun sequence DNA window includes the following coding sequences:
- the LOC130827570 gene encoding transcription factor bHLH106 codes for MEQFPEDFPNSSLSEMENYYRFLAANGSVNGVVNCPLKFKNNYSSSGSCTPSFYSGLMNETTEAKALAASRIHHKEAEKRRRERINSHLDRLRSILPCTSKTDKATLLSKVVQRVLELKRQTSELHQNHNLMIPSENDEFSVYIHNNNNNNNNILLKASLCCEDRPDLFNDLNGVLNSLNLKTLRADISSLGGRIQSVFIVSVNNGSSSDECAVFLRDALKGIVQPSGSEARLKRRRRVFDAVVDC; via the exons ATGGAGCAGTTTCCAGAAGATTTTCCAAACAGTTCTTTATCAGAAATGGAGAATTATTACCGTTTTTTAGCTGCTAATGGAAGTGTAAACGGCGTCGTTAATTgtccattaaaatttaaaaacaattataGTAGTAGTGGAAGCTGTACACCGTCGTTTTACAGTGGTTTAATGAATGAAACGACAGAAGCGAAAGCTTTAGCTGCTTCAAGGATTCACCATAAAGAAGCAGAGAAAAGGAGAAGAGAAAGAATTAATTCTCATCTTGATCGTCTTCGTTCTATTCTTCCTTGTACTTCTAAG ACAGACAAAGCAACACTGCTTTCCAAGGTAGTGCAGCGAGTGTTGGAGCTAAAACGGCAAACCTCGGAGCTTCatcaaaatcacaatttaaTGATTCCTTCCGAAAACGACGAGTTTTCTGTTTacattcacaataataataataataataataatattttattaaaagctTCATTATGTTGTGAAGATAGGCCAGATCTTTTTAACGATCTAAATGGAGTATTAAATTCTTTGAATTTAAAAACTCTAAGGGCGGATATATCGTCCCTTGGAGGTCGAATTCAAAGTGTTTTTATCGTTAGCGTTAATAACGGATCTTCGAGCGATGAATGTGCCGTGTTTTTAAGGGATGCTTTGAAAGGTATTGTTCAACCATCCGGTTCCGAGGCACGGTTAAAGCGTCGACGTAGAGTTTTCGATGCCGTTGTTGATTGTTAA